The following are encoded in a window of Camelus ferus isolate YT-003-E chromosome 28, BCGSAC_Cfer_1.0, whole genome shotgun sequence genomic DNA:
- the ITPRIPL1 gene encoding inositol 1,4,5-trisphosphate receptor-interacting protein-like 1 isoform X1, whose amino-acid sequence MISGSGEYALESRQVPKITTDSHPPTSPDAEVSMAVISLLFLAVMYVVHHPLMVSDRMDLDTLARSRQLEKRMSEEMRQLEIEFEERKRAAEEKQKAENFWRGDTSDDQLVLGRKDMGWPFQADGQEGPLGWMLGNLWNAGLFCFFLIFELLRQNMQHEPAFDSSSDEEEEEEVRVVPVTSYNWLTDFPSQEALESFYKHHVQNVTRDLPCTCEFVESFVDDLIEACRVLSRREAHPQLEDCLGIGAAFEKWGTLHETQKFDILVPIVPPQGTMFVLEMRDPALGRRCGCVVVESECVCKREKLLGDVLCLVHHHRDHQALLGKCNSSIKAALCTGSHLDVCKTIQWFRNMVGNAWALVAHKYDFKLSLPPSTTCCKLRLDYRSGRFLSIRLVLGVQREDTLVYLVSQAPDQEQLTSVDWPESFAACEHLFLKLVGRFAPENTCHLKCLQIILSLRDTQSLPQGACRPILTSYHFKTALMHLLLRLPLTDWQHSMLSQRLQDILWFLGRGLQQRSLHHFLIGNAFLPLTIPIPKTFRNAEPVNLFQHLVLNPMAHSQAVEEFHNLLTQVKTLPCASLAGAH is encoded by the exons ATGATCTCG GGCTCCGGGGAATATGCACTGGAGAGCAGACAAGTCCCGAAGATCACCACTGACTCCCACCCTCCCACTTCTCCAGATGCAGAGGTCTCCATGGCTGTGATAAGCCTTCTGTTCTTGGCAGTGATGTACGTGGTTCACCACCCCTTGATGGTCAGTGACCGGATGGACCTGGACACGCTAGCCAGAAGCCGGCAGCTGGAGAAGCGGATGAGCGAGGAGATGCGCCAGTTAGAGATAGAGTTTGAAGAGCGGAAGCGCGCAGCTGAGgagaagcagaaggcagagaaCTTCTGGAGAGGAGACACGTCGGATGACCAGTTAGTGCTGGGGAGGAAAGACATGGGGTGGCCATTCCAGGCTGATGGCCAGGAGGGGCCGCTGGGCTGGATGCTGGGAAACCTGTGGAATGCCGgcctcttttgctttttcctcatcTTCGAGCTCCTGCGACAGAACATGCAGCATGAGCCGGCCTTCGATTCCAGCAgcgacgaggaggaggaggaggaagtccgTGTCGTGCCTGTCACCTCCTACAACTGGCTTACTGACTTCCCCTCGCAGGAGGCCCTGGAGTCCTTTTACAAGCACCATGTCCAGAATGTCACGCGGGACCTGCCCTGCACCTGCGAGTTCGTGGAGAGCTTCGTGGACGACCTCATCGAAGCCTGTCGGGTGCTGAGCCGCCGGGAGGCTCACCCACAGTTGGAGGACTGCCTGGGCATCGGGGCTGCCTTCGAGAAATGGGGAACCCTCCACGAGACCCAGAAATTTGACATCCTGGTGCCCATTGTTCCCCCCCAGGGCACAATGTTTGTGCTGGAGATGCGGGATCCAGCCCTGGGCCGCCGCTGTGGCTGCGTGGTGGTGGAGTCGGAATGCGTGTGCAAGCGTGAGAAACTTCTGGGGGATGTGCTGTGCCTGGTGCACCACCACAGGGACCACCAGGCCCTCCTGGGCAAGTGCAACAGCTCCATCAAGGCGGCTCTCTGCACCGGCTCCCACCTGGACGTTTGCAAGACCATCCAGTGGTTCCGGAACATGGTGGGCAACGCCTGGGCCCTCGTGGCCCACAAGTATGACTTTAAGCTCAGCCTGCCACCGTCCACCACTTGCTGCAAGCTCAGGCTGGACTACCGCTCAGGCCGCTTTCTCTCCATCCGCTTGGTCCTGGGGGTGCAACGGGAAGACACCTTGGTCTACCTGGTGAGTCAGGCCCCTGACCAGGAACAGCTCACCAGCGTGGACTGGCCTGAGTCCTTTGCAGCCTGTGAGCACTTGTTCCTAAAGCTGGTGGGGCGTTTTGCTCCAGAGAACACCTGTCATCTCAAGTGCCTCCAGATCATTTTAAGTCTCCGGGACACTCAGAGTTTACCCCAGGGAGCATGCCGCCCCATCCTCACCTCTTACCACTTCAAAACAGCCCTCATGCACCTGTTGCTCCGGCTGCCCCTAACAGACTGGCAGCACAGCATGCTCTCCCAGCGGCTCCAGGACATCCTCTGGTTCTTGGGCCGAGGCCTCCAGCAGAGGTCTCTCCATCATTTCCTCATCGGTAACGCCTTCCTGCCCCTGACCATCCCGATCCCTAAGACATTTCGGAATGCTGAGCCTGTCAATCTCTTCCAACACCTGGTGCTAAACCCCATGGCACATTCACAGGCAGTGGAAGAGTTCCACAACCTTCTGACCCAGGTGAAAACTCTGCCCTGTGCTTCGTTGGCTGGGGCACATTAA
- the ITPRIPL1 gene encoding inositol 1,4,5-trisphosphate receptor-interacting protein-like 1 isoform X3 produces the protein MYVVHHPLMVSDRMDLDTLARSRQLEKRMSEEMRQLEIEFEERKRAAEEKQKAENFWRGDTSDDQLVLGRKDMGWPFQADGQEGPLGWMLGNLWNAGLFCFFLIFELLRQNMQHEPAFDSSSDEEEEEEVRVVPVTSYNWLTDFPSQEALESFYKHHVQNVTRDLPCTCEFVESFVDDLIEACRVLSRREAHPQLEDCLGIGAAFEKWGTLHETQKFDILVPIVPPQGTMFVLEMRDPALGRRCGCVVVESECVCKREKLLGDVLCLVHHHRDHQALLGKCNSSIKAALCTGSHLDVCKTIQWFRNMVGNAWALVAHKYDFKLSLPPSTTCCKLRLDYRSGRFLSIRLVLGVQREDTLVYLVSQAPDQEQLTSVDWPESFAACEHLFLKLVGRFAPENTCHLKCLQIILSLRDTQSLPQGACRPILTSYHFKTALMHLLLRLPLTDWQHSMLSQRLQDILWFLGRGLQQRSLHHFLIGNAFLPLTIPIPKTFRNAEPVNLFQHLVLNPMAHSQAVEEFHNLLTQVKTLPCASLAGAH, from the coding sequence ATGTACGTGGTTCACCACCCCTTGATGGTCAGTGACCGGATGGACCTGGACACGCTAGCCAGAAGCCGGCAGCTGGAGAAGCGGATGAGCGAGGAGATGCGCCAGTTAGAGATAGAGTTTGAAGAGCGGAAGCGCGCAGCTGAGgagaagcagaaggcagagaaCTTCTGGAGAGGAGACACGTCGGATGACCAGTTAGTGCTGGGGAGGAAAGACATGGGGTGGCCATTCCAGGCTGATGGCCAGGAGGGGCCGCTGGGCTGGATGCTGGGAAACCTGTGGAATGCCGgcctcttttgctttttcctcatcTTCGAGCTCCTGCGACAGAACATGCAGCATGAGCCGGCCTTCGATTCCAGCAgcgacgaggaggaggaggaggaagtccgTGTCGTGCCTGTCACCTCCTACAACTGGCTTACTGACTTCCCCTCGCAGGAGGCCCTGGAGTCCTTTTACAAGCACCATGTCCAGAATGTCACGCGGGACCTGCCCTGCACCTGCGAGTTCGTGGAGAGCTTCGTGGACGACCTCATCGAAGCCTGTCGGGTGCTGAGCCGCCGGGAGGCTCACCCACAGTTGGAGGACTGCCTGGGCATCGGGGCTGCCTTCGAGAAATGGGGAACCCTCCACGAGACCCAGAAATTTGACATCCTGGTGCCCATTGTTCCCCCCCAGGGCACAATGTTTGTGCTGGAGATGCGGGATCCAGCCCTGGGCCGCCGCTGTGGCTGCGTGGTGGTGGAGTCGGAATGCGTGTGCAAGCGTGAGAAACTTCTGGGGGATGTGCTGTGCCTGGTGCACCACCACAGGGACCACCAGGCCCTCCTGGGCAAGTGCAACAGCTCCATCAAGGCGGCTCTCTGCACCGGCTCCCACCTGGACGTTTGCAAGACCATCCAGTGGTTCCGGAACATGGTGGGCAACGCCTGGGCCCTCGTGGCCCACAAGTATGACTTTAAGCTCAGCCTGCCACCGTCCACCACTTGCTGCAAGCTCAGGCTGGACTACCGCTCAGGCCGCTTTCTCTCCATCCGCTTGGTCCTGGGGGTGCAACGGGAAGACACCTTGGTCTACCTGGTGAGTCAGGCCCCTGACCAGGAACAGCTCACCAGCGTGGACTGGCCTGAGTCCTTTGCAGCCTGTGAGCACTTGTTCCTAAAGCTGGTGGGGCGTTTTGCTCCAGAGAACACCTGTCATCTCAAGTGCCTCCAGATCATTTTAAGTCTCCGGGACACTCAGAGTTTACCCCAGGGAGCATGCCGCCCCATCCTCACCTCTTACCACTTCAAAACAGCCCTCATGCACCTGTTGCTCCGGCTGCCCCTAACAGACTGGCAGCACAGCATGCTCTCCCAGCGGCTCCAGGACATCCTCTGGTTCTTGGGCCGAGGCCTCCAGCAGAGGTCTCTCCATCATTTCCTCATCGGTAACGCCTTCCTGCCCCTGACCATCCCGATCCCTAAGACATTTCGGAATGCTGAGCCTGTCAATCTCTTCCAACACCTGGTGCTAAACCCCATGGCACATTCACAGGCAGTGGAAGAGTTCCACAACCTTCTGACCCAGGTGAAAACTCTGCCCTGTGCTTCGTTGGCTGGGGCACATTAA
- the ITPRIPL1 gene encoding inositol 1,4,5-trisphosphate receptor-interacting protein-like 1 isoform X2, translated as MAVISLLFLAVMYVVHHPLMVSDRMDLDTLARSRQLEKRMSEEMRQLEIEFEERKRAAEEKQKAENFWRGDTSDDQLVLGRKDMGWPFQADGQEGPLGWMLGNLWNAGLFCFFLIFELLRQNMQHEPAFDSSSDEEEEEEVRVVPVTSYNWLTDFPSQEALESFYKHHVQNVTRDLPCTCEFVESFVDDLIEACRVLSRREAHPQLEDCLGIGAAFEKWGTLHETQKFDILVPIVPPQGTMFVLEMRDPALGRRCGCVVVESECVCKREKLLGDVLCLVHHHRDHQALLGKCNSSIKAALCTGSHLDVCKTIQWFRNMVGNAWALVAHKYDFKLSLPPSTTCCKLRLDYRSGRFLSIRLVLGVQREDTLVYLVSQAPDQEQLTSVDWPESFAACEHLFLKLVGRFAPENTCHLKCLQIILSLRDTQSLPQGACRPILTSYHFKTALMHLLLRLPLTDWQHSMLSQRLQDILWFLGRGLQQRSLHHFLIGNAFLPLTIPIPKTFRNAEPVNLFQHLVLNPMAHSQAVEEFHNLLTQVKTLPCASLAGAH; from the coding sequence ATGGCTGTGATAAGCCTTCTGTTCTTGGCAGTGATGTACGTGGTTCACCACCCCTTGATGGTCAGTGACCGGATGGACCTGGACACGCTAGCCAGAAGCCGGCAGCTGGAGAAGCGGATGAGCGAGGAGATGCGCCAGTTAGAGATAGAGTTTGAAGAGCGGAAGCGCGCAGCTGAGgagaagcagaaggcagagaaCTTCTGGAGAGGAGACACGTCGGATGACCAGTTAGTGCTGGGGAGGAAAGACATGGGGTGGCCATTCCAGGCTGATGGCCAGGAGGGGCCGCTGGGCTGGATGCTGGGAAACCTGTGGAATGCCGgcctcttttgctttttcctcatcTTCGAGCTCCTGCGACAGAACATGCAGCATGAGCCGGCCTTCGATTCCAGCAgcgacgaggaggaggaggaggaagtccgTGTCGTGCCTGTCACCTCCTACAACTGGCTTACTGACTTCCCCTCGCAGGAGGCCCTGGAGTCCTTTTACAAGCACCATGTCCAGAATGTCACGCGGGACCTGCCCTGCACCTGCGAGTTCGTGGAGAGCTTCGTGGACGACCTCATCGAAGCCTGTCGGGTGCTGAGCCGCCGGGAGGCTCACCCACAGTTGGAGGACTGCCTGGGCATCGGGGCTGCCTTCGAGAAATGGGGAACCCTCCACGAGACCCAGAAATTTGACATCCTGGTGCCCATTGTTCCCCCCCAGGGCACAATGTTTGTGCTGGAGATGCGGGATCCAGCCCTGGGCCGCCGCTGTGGCTGCGTGGTGGTGGAGTCGGAATGCGTGTGCAAGCGTGAGAAACTTCTGGGGGATGTGCTGTGCCTGGTGCACCACCACAGGGACCACCAGGCCCTCCTGGGCAAGTGCAACAGCTCCATCAAGGCGGCTCTCTGCACCGGCTCCCACCTGGACGTTTGCAAGACCATCCAGTGGTTCCGGAACATGGTGGGCAACGCCTGGGCCCTCGTGGCCCACAAGTATGACTTTAAGCTCAGCCTGCCACCGTCCACCACTTGCTGCAAGCTCAGGCTGGACTACCGCTCAGGCCGCTTTCTCTCCATCCGCTTGGTCCTGGGGGTGCAACGGGAAGACACCTTGGTCTACCTGGTGAGTCAGGCCCCTGACCAGGAACAGCTCACCAGCGTGGACTGGCCTGAGTCCTTTGCAGCCTGTGAGCACTTGTTCCTAAAGCTGGTGGGGCGTTTTGCTCCAGAGAACACCTGTCATCTCAAGTGCCTCCAGATCATTTTAAGTCTCCGGGACACTCAGAGTTTACCCCAGGGAGCATGCCGCCCCATCCTCACCTCTTACCACTTCAAAACAGCCCTCATGCACCTGTTGCTCCGGCTGCCCCTAACAGACTGGCAGCACAGCATGCTCTCCCAGCGGCTCCAGGACATCCTCTGGTTCTTGGGCCGAGGCCTCCAGCAGAGGTCTCTCCATCATTTCCTCATCGGTAACGCCTTCCTGCCCCTGACCATCCCGATCCCTAAGACATTTCGGAATGCTGAGCCTGTCAATCTCTTCCAACACCTGGTGCTAAACCCCATGGCACATTCACAGGCAGTGGAAGAGTTCCACAACCTTCTGACCCAGGTGAAAACTCTGCCCTGTGCTTCGTTGGCTGGGGCACATTAA